One genomic window of Moorella glycerini includes the following:
- the sigK gene encoding RNA polymerase sporulation sigma factor SigK has translation MEAGLIVLVALSVLKGISFLLSYITNNAFPQPLSEEEEQKYLELWQRGDQKARNILIEHNLRLVAHITKKFENTGEDNDDLISIGTVGLIKAINTYNMNKGTKLATYAARCIENEILMHLRAMKKTRGEVSLYDPIGTDKEGNEIALIDILGSDQDVAEMVETSYERQWVMQKVNVLTPREKKVLAMRFGLFHGLRRTQRDIARKMGISRSYVSRI, from the coding sequence ATGGAAGCAGGCTTGATTGTATTGGTTGCCCTTTCTGTTTTAAAGGGCATTAGCTTCCTCCTGTCCTACATTACCAATAATGCCTTTCCCCAGCCCTTGAGTGAGGAAGAAGAGCAAAAATACCTGGAACTCTGGCAGCGGGGGGACCAGAAGGCCCGTAATATTTTAATCGAGCATAATTTGCGCCTGGTAGCCCACATAACGAAAAAATTTGAGAATACCGGTGAGGATAACGACGACCTGATTTCCATTGGTACCGTTGGCCTCATCAAAGCAATTAATACTTACAACATGAATAAAGGTACCAAGCTGGCTACTTATGCCGCCCGCTGTATTGAAAATGAAATCCTTATGCACCTGCGTGCCATGAAAAAGACCCGGGGCGAGGTTTCCCTTTATGACCCCATCGGGACGGATAAGGAAGGAAATGAAATTGCTTTAATTGACATCCTTGGGTCGGACCAGGATGTAGCGGAAATGGTGGAAACTTCTTACGAACGGCAATGGGTTATGCAAAAAGTGAATGTTTTAACACCGCGGGAGAAAAAAGTCCTGGCCATGCGTTTCGGGCTTTTCCATGGCCTGCGGCGTACCCAACGGGATATAGCCCGCAAAATGGGCATCTCTCGCTCCTATGTTTCCAGGATT
- a CDS encoding IclR family transcriptional regulator → MPQTEGHVQSLEKGLKILEALAAAAEGVGLSDLSRRLGLNKSTVYRMLATLKAYGYVDQEQATGKYTLGLKILDLSGSLLERLDARIIAHPYLKELAARSQEVAHMVVRDGPEAVYVDKVEGNRTIRMYSQIGRRVALHSTAVGKAILAFLPPEEIEKVIASRGLPRFTPRTITTMTALQAELARVRECGYAIDDGENEEGIRCVGAPIFDHRGQVVAALSISGPTLHFTLERVPGLGQLVRQAGEEISRRLGYRQD, encoded by the coding sequence TTGCCACAGACTGAAGGTCACGTCCAGTCCTTGGAGAAGGGTCTTAAAATCCTGGAAGCCCTGGCAGCAGCCGCTGAAGGTGTGGGCTTGAGCGACCTCAGCCGCCGGCTGGGCCTCAATAAAAGTACCGTCTATCGCATGCTGGCGACCTTGAAGGCTTATGGCTATGTTGACCAGGAACAGGCAACGGGAAAATATACCCTTGGTTTAAAAATCCTGGATCTAAGCGGTAGCCTGCTGGAACGCCTCGATGCCCGGATCATTGCCCACCCGTACCTCAAGGAACTGGCAGCCAGGAGCCAGGAAGTAGCCCATATGGTTGTCAGGGATGGTCCGGAAGCCGTCTATGTTGATAAAGTTGAAGGCAACCGTACCATCCGCATGTATTCCCAGATTGGCCGCCGGGTGGCCCTCCATTCGACGGCCGTAGGTAAGGCCATACTAGCCTTCCTGCCGCCGGAAGAAATAGAAAAGGTAATTGCCAGCAGGGGCTTGCCCCGGTTTACGCCCCGGACAATTACCACCATGACAGCTTTGCAGGCGGAACTGGCCCGGGTACGGGAATGCGGCTATGCTATAGATGATGGCGAAAATGAAGAAGGGATTCGCTGTGTCGGCGCGCCCATCTTTGATCACCGTGGGCAGGTAGTAGCAGCCCTTAGCATTTCCGGCCCTACCCTGCACTTCACGCTGGAGCGAGTACCCGGGCTTGGCCAGCTTGTACGCCAAGCCGGCGAGGAAATATCGCGCCGGCTTGGTTACAGGCAGGATTAG
- a CDS encoding uroporphyrinogen decarboxylase family protein, with product MVRGQLQAYELYGHDLVTVGIDIYNVEAEAMGCPVQYFDDEAIPAIAGNVELWAAGKPLRQSLSHRKPVLYQTWSSALRMGR from the coding sequence ATTGTCCGCGGGCAACTGCAGGCCTATGAGCTGTACGGCCATGACCTGGTTACGGTTGGCATCGATATCTATAACGTCGAAGCCGAAGCCATGGGCTGCCCGGTGCAGTATTTTGACGACGAAGCCATCCCGGCCATTGCCGGCAATGTCGAGTTATGGGCAGCAGGGAAGCCTTTAAGGCAGTCCTTATCCCATAGGAAACCTGTCCTTTATCAGACCTGGTCATCAGCCTTAAGGATGGGCAGATGA